From Dendropsophus ebraccatus isolate aDenEbr1 chromosome 2, aDenEbr1.pat, whole genome shotgun sequence, a single genomic window includes:
- the MPPE1 gene encoding metallophosphoesterase 1 isoform X2 has protein sequence MAALKTGLGTEKSSRLNKRTVFLLKCLGLIFVTIFFCEFLLYYLVIIQCHWPKLATTSRSLKSPLKAMFLSDTHLLGEITGHWFDKLRREWQMERAYQSAIWLLQPDIVFILGDLFDEGKWSNYKAWEDDVARFQSMFRHPPHTELLVVVGNHDIGFHYEMTAHKLNRFEKVFNLTSGKVVSRKGVNFVLVNSVALEGDNCIICRTAEDQILEVSRQLNCSRMKNHPDSKKNCRSVNPLPPSAPILLQHYPLYRKSDAECTGDDSASVEEKKVLFKEKYDVLSQDASQKLLWFIQPRLILSGHTHSACRVLHGNVPEISVPSFSWRNRNNPSFIMSMNKRQFYKKNALCISLDLFLCTA, from the exons atggctgctttgaaGACTGGACTAGGCACAGAAAAGAGTTCCCGGCTTAACAAAAGAACTGTATTTTTGTTGAAGTGTCTTGGTTTAATTTTTGTCACAATTTTTTTCTGCGAGTTTTTGCTTTACTACCTTGTTATAATCCAGTGCCACTGGCCAAAACTGGCGACTACCAGCCGTAGCCTAAAATCTCCATTAAAGGCCATGTTCTTATCAGATACACATCTGCTGGGAGAGATCACTGGTCATTGGTTTGACAAACTAAGAAG GGAATGGCAGATGGAACGGGCATATCAGAGTGccatctggctgctgcagccagacatTGTTTTTATCCTTGGCGATCTGTTTGATGAAGGTAAATGGAGTAACTATAAG GCATGGGAAGATGATGTTGCTCGATTTCAGTCTATGTTCAGACATCCTCCTCACACAGAGCTGCTAGTTGTTGTTGGAAATCATGACATTGGATTTCATTATGA AATGACTGCACACAAACTTAATCGATTTGAGAAGGTTTTTAATCTCACTTCTGGAAAAGTAGTTTCTCGTAAAGGAGTTAA ttttgttttagTAAATAGCGTAGCTCTTGAGGGCGACAATTGCATAATCTGCAGAACAGCAGAGGATCAAATCCTTGAAGTTTCCCGTCAGCTCAATTGCTCCAGAATG AAAaatcatccagactctaagaagaATTGTAGAAGTGTCAATCCACTGCCTCCATCAGCTCCGATCTTACTACAG catTATCCTCTGTATCGTAAGAGTGACGCTGAATGTACAGGAGATGATTCTGCTTCTGTAGAGGAAAAAAAGGTCCTATTTAAGGAGAAGTATGATGTCCTTTCCCAAGATGCTTCTCAAAAG TTGCTTTGGTTTATTCAGCCCAGGCTTATCTTAAGTGGTCACACTCACAGTGCCTGCAGAGTTCTTCATGGTAATGTGCCAGAGATTAGTGTCCCATCATTCAGTTGGAGGAACAGAAATAACCCAAGCTTTATTATG